The nucleotide sequence CACGTCGCCGAACAAAGCTTCCGGCCAAACGGTCGCGCAAGCCTCTGGCCGCAGCCTCGACATCCCTCGCGACGCCCGCGGCCATTTCCAGACCGACGGCCGTATCGACGGTCAGCGCGTCAATTTCATGATCGACACCGGCGCCTCGCTGGTGGCGCTGAATGAAAAGTCGGCGGCGCGGTTTGGCCTGCGTCCCTCGCGCAGCGATTACAACGCCACCGTGACTACCGCCAACGGCACCATCAAGGCCGCGCGCACGCGGCTTGCCATGATCGAACTCGGCGGCCTCATCGTGCGCGACGTCGACGCCCTGGTGCTGCCCGACGAGGCACTGTCGGAGAACCTGCTCGGCCTGTCGTTCCTGTCGAAGCTGAAGCGTTTCGAATATGCCAACGGTAGGCTGGTGCTGGAACAGTAGGGCTCCCGCCCGTTGCCTCTCCCGGTTTGCCTGGCGGCATGCTATATTTTCCAGATGAACAGTTCCGAAGCCCTGGAGACCCTGCGACGCTCCGAACACGCCCTGCGCGGGCGCGGTGTGAAGCATGCCGCCTTGTTCGGGTCAGTGGCACGCGGCGAAAATCGTTCCGACAGCGATATCGACATCATGATCGAACTCGATCCGGAGGCTCGGATTACGGTCTTCGACTACGTGGATATCAAGGAATACATCGCGCAGCTTTTTGACAGGCCCGTGGACGTTGTGAACCGCGAAGGGCTCAAACCTTATGTCCGTCCGGCGGCAATGGCCGACGCCATCTATGCCTTCTGACCCCACGAACCGTGCGCTCCGCGATATCCTCCACCACATCGATTTGGCGGAGAACTTCGTCGAAGGTCTGGATCGCGAAACATTTAAGGCGGATTTGCAGGCTTTCTATGCAGTTACTCGTTGCCTGGAGATCATATCTGAAGCTTCGCGGCGCCTACCAAATGAGCCAAAGGCGCGCCACTCCGCGATTTCTTGGAAGCAAATGGCAGACGCTGGAAATGTCTATCGTCACGATTACGAGGACGTTGCGGCCCAACTGGTTTGGGAGACCGTGCAGCAATCCCTGCCGCCGTTGAAGGTTGTGATCGAAGCAGAAATTCGGCGATCGCGCGCCTAAGTCCCGGTGGTGTCGTTTGCCTGCAACTGCCAAATTCGCCGCAATTAATCGTCACAAGCCGCCGGTCCCGCCTTCCGCTGCGCCCCAGCATTCGCTAAGGCTGCGGTGTTCCCTCGCATTTTATTGATAAGGCCTCCCCATGTTCCCGAAGCCCAAATCCATGCTCGTTCCGAATACCTATGCCTATGAATCCGGGCCGATGGTGAAGGCAACCGGCTTTCGCGAATACGACGCGCGCTGGCTGTTCGAAAAGGAAATCAACCTGATGGGCATTCAGGCGCTGGGCATGGGGCTCGGCGCACTGATCAAGGAACTCGGCGTCAAACAAGAAATCGTTACCGGTCACGATTTTCGCGGCTATTCGGCCTCGATCAAATACGCGCTGATTTCCGGCCTGATGGCGGCGGGATGCAAGGTGCATGACATCGGGCTTGCGGTGACGCCGATGGCCTATTTCGCGCAGTTCGATCTGGACGTGCCCTGCGTCGCCATGGTGACGGCGTCGCATAACGACAATGGCTGGACCGGCGTCAAGATGGGCGTTAACCGCCCGCTCACCTTCGGTCCCGACGAGATGACGCGGCTGAAGGAAATCGTGCTCAACGCCGAGTTCGACAACAAGGCTGGCGGTTCCTATCATTTTCACGAGAATTTCCCGGCGCGCTACATCGCCGATCTTACGAAGCGGCCGAAGCTCAAGC is from Bradyrhizobium sp. AZCC 2176 and encodes:
- a CDS encoding TIGR02281 family clan AA aspartic protease, whose translation is MRNLMILAAILVGAGTYMAQMADKMSAAPASASTSPNKASGQTVAQASGRSLDIPRDARGHFQTDGRIDGQRVNFMIDTGASLVALNEKSAARFGLRPSRSDYNATVTTANGTIKAARTRLAMIELGGLIVRDVDALVLPDEALSENLLGLSFLSKLKRFEYANGRLVLEQ
- a CDS encoding nucleotidyltransferase family protein; the encoded protein is MNSSEALETLRRSEHALRGRGVKHAALFGSVARGENRSDSDIDIMIELDPEARITVFDYVDIKEYIAQLFDRPVDVVNREGLKPYVRPAAMADAIYAF
- a CDS encoding HepT-like ribonuclease domain-containing protein; the encoded protein is MPSDPTNRALRDILHHIDLAENFVEGLDRETFKADLQAFYAVTRCLEIISEASRRLPNEPKARHSAISWKQMADAGNVYRHDYEDVAAQLVWETVQQSLPPLKVVIEAEIRRSRA